Proteins encoded together in one Penicillium digitatum chromosome 1, complete sequence window:
- a CDS encoding putative extracellular thaumatin domain protein — translation MMFTKTLGLAALFSTIALALPQDMMVRRDGGGVKITNNLAQDVYAWSVSNDVGPMQTITSGGGTYSETWRTNPNGGGISIKLALDPNQQDVLQFEYTEAGDTIFWDMSCINMQAGNNKFTDFGFSVVPSDETSTCPKAICKAGDTACSAAYLKPTDDHATHGCPINTALELSLGQP, via the coding sequence ATGATGTTCACCAAGACTCTCGGCCTTGCCGCCCTCTTTTCTACCATCGCCTTGGCTCTTCCCCAGGATATGATGGTCCGCCGTGACGGCGGCGGTGTCAAGATCACCAACAACCTCGCCCAGGATGTCTACGCCTGGTCCGTTTCCAATGATGTTGGTCCCATGCAGACCATCACCAGCGGCGGTGGCACCTATTCCGAGACATGGCGCACCAACCCCAACGGCGGTGGCATCTCTATCAAGCTAGCCCTCGATCCCAACCAACAAGATGTTCTCCAGTTCGAGTACACCGAGGCTGGTGATACCATCTTCTGGGACATGTCTTGCATTAACATGCAGGCCGGCAACAACAAGTTCACAGACTTCGGCTTCTCTGTCGTCCCTTCTGATGAGACTTCCACGTGCCCCAAGGCCATCTGCAAGGCTGGTGACACTGCTTGCTCTGCTGCTTATCTCAAGCCCACTGATGACCACGCTACTCACGGCTGCCCCATCAACACTGCTCTTGAGCTGTCTCTTGGCCAGCCCTAG
- a CDS encoding ABC efflux transporter, putative: MEKDEIMNELSAKQNILPADVRDTTYHLTLRAVDPVCIKVRNVSLKVHTTPPIWETSPLHIWQRLRGQRPPRTSKTVLDNVSASMPSGSLTAIFGSSGSGKTSLLNLMANRMSLSRANACGTTTFNDNPDIAHIRSAYVVQEDVLIPTLTVRETLRYSADLRLPPPTTPAERCTIVEQVLLELGLKECADTRIGTTAHKGCSGGEKRRTSIGVQLLANPSVLFCDEPTTGLDATSAFQIIRTLKRLALDGRTVVVSIHAPRSEIWSLFDNVVLLARGAAVYSGSIQGSLAHFEECGHVLPPFVNPAEFLIDLAAVDNRTEALEAASNLRVERLREVWRSKQTVATDSEAESKREEEMPKREVGRFNTGTVKQASFRRQLCVLTSRTFKTTIRDPMGVAGSLLEAAGIRSREGSLYTASSLNGYLILLFETYRLTIDVRLFDRERNEGVVNVSSFLLSRRAARLLLEDLPVPLIFSLVFYFMVGYRLDAAQFCIFFVLSLLTHYIAVTFAAVAIGVARSFPGASLVANLSFTLQSFACGYFVQSNQIPVYVRWLKWSAYTFYIFGALCANEFIGPNGPEMGQFYACPYSNDPLDPACKQYTGRYIMESLAALLLRYNRFSIDIAQARETEGDPTNGKTKLASRPTEEARKVAISLDKYALDIQRRRTPWATAEIIQILRPITADFQPGELNIIMGPSGSGKTSLLNSIAHRLHGSMGTQYRVHGTMLYNGAVPSNSVIRSVTSFVTQDDDALMPSLTVRESLRFAAGLRLPTWMTSEEKNRRAEEILLKMGPRECADNVIGSELIKGVSGGEKRRVTIAIQILTDPKVLLLDEPTSGLDAFTAMSIIELLHSLAAEGRTLVLTLHQSRSDLFAYFSQVLLLARGGYPVYAGPGTQMLAHFAKQGHECPRTTNPADFVLDLITVDFQQADHNRLKLGFDRQMSQIATPAELGSLKRQMLPFRVTFPLVLHRSVVHFWRQPPLVMARSMQIPGIAIIMALFFAPLKNDYAAVQSRMGFIQEFAALYFVGMLQNIAIYPSERDIFYREEADNCYTASTFILGYTAIEIPFEIVSSLIFGALAAFVDNLHRTVTMFLISAFNCFCIISCGESVGIMFCTLFSHVGFAVNVTSTLLSISTILGGVMSLNVNNVLQALNHLSPIKYAIANLAPYSMHGQVFHCSDSQKLVNGSCPVDSGEQVLQLYNLDKNGPINVMALGICTVIYRVVAYAFIKALRSHKFIEQWRKWRAQRKVSEA, encoded by the exons ATGGAAAAGGACGAGATCATGAACGAATTGAGCGCAAAGCAGAATATTCTCCCTGCAGATGTGAGAGATACTACATACCACCTCACTCTGCGCGCAGTCGATCCAGTATGCATCAAAGTCCGCAATGTGTCACTGAAAGTCCACACCACTCCACCAATATGGGAGACCTCGCCATTACACATCTGGCAGCGCCTGCGGGGTCAAAGGCCCCCACGAACCAGCAAGACTGTCCTGGACAATGTATCCGCTTCAATGCCAAGTGGAAGTCTAACTGCCATATTCGGAAGCAGTGGGTCAGGCAAGACCTCCCTACTCAACCTGATGGCCAACCGAATGAGTCTCTCCCGAGCAAATGCATGCGGAACAACTACATTTAATGACAACCCGGATATTGCGCACATCCGTAGCGCCTACGTCGTGCAAGAAGATGTCCTCATTCCTACGCTAACAGTCCGCGAGACCCTGCGCTACTCGGCAGACCTCCGCCTTCCACCACCCACAACCCCAGCAGAGCGCTGCACAATTGTGGAACAGGTCCTCCTCGAACTGGGCCTAAAAGAGTGTGCCGACACCCGCATCGGCACGACAGCCCATAAGGGTTGCAGTGGTGGCGAGAAAAGACGCACCAGCATTGGCGTGCAGCTCCTGGCGAATCCTTCCGTGCTTTTCTGTGACGAGCCCACCACCGGTTTGGATGCTACTAGTGCGTTTCAAATTATCAGGACTTTGAAGCGTCTCGCCCTGGATGGGAGGACGGTTGTTGTCTCCATTCATGCACCGCGCTCTGAGATCTGGAGTCTTTTTGATAATGTTGTTCTATTGGCAAGGGGAGCGGCGGTCTACAGTGGTTCTATACAAGGGTCTTTGGCGCACTTCGAGGAGTGTGGGCATGTTCTTCCGCCATTTGTCAACCCGGCGGAGTTTTTGATTGACCTTGCTGCTGTTGATAATCGGACGGAGGCGCTTGAGGCTGCTTCCAACCTTCGAGTTGAGCGACTGAGGGAAGTGTGGCGGTCGAAGCAGACCGTCGCTACAGATTCAGAAGCAGAgagcaaaagagaagaggagatgcCGAAACGTGAGGTCGGAAGATTCAACACTGGAACTGTGAAACAGGCCTCATTTCGTCGACAGCTCTGCGTTCTGACGTCCCGCACTTTTAAGACTACCATTCGTGACCCGATGGGTGTTGCTGGTAGTCTGCTTGAAGCC GCAGGGATTCGCTCGCGGGAAGGCAGTCTCTACACTGCTAGCAGCTTGAATGGCTATCTCATTCTGCTGTTTGAGACCTATCGACTGACTATCGATGTTCGCCTGTTTGACCGTGAACGCAACGAGGGCGTGGTTAATGTGTCGTCTTTCCTTCTCAGCCGACGAGCAGCTCGGTTACTATTAGAGGATCTTCCCGTGCCGTTGATTTTCTCTCTCGTATTCTACTTCATGGTGGGTTACCGTTTGGATGCGGCACAGTTTTGTATTTTCTTCGTCCTCTCCCTGCTCACACACTACATTGCCGTAACATTTGCCGCGGTAGCCATTGGCGTAGCGCGGAGTTTCCCAGGAGCAAGTCTGGTAGCAAACCTATCCTTCACGCTACAATCCTTTGCGTGTGGATATTTCGTCCAGTCTAACCAGATTCCGGTCTACGTGAGGTGGTTGAAGTGGAGTGCCTACACCTTCTACATCTTTGGCGCTCTGTGTGCGAACGAGTTTATCGGACCCAATGGCCCAGAAATGGGGCAATTCTACGCCTGTCCATATTCCAATGATCCTCTAGACCCGGCCTGCAAGCAATACACCGGCCGCTATATCATGGAAAGCCTAG CTGCTCTGTTGCTCCGGTACAACCGCTTTTCCATAGATATTGCTCAAGCACGAGAAACTGAAGGAGACCCAACTAATGGAAAAACTAAGCTCGCCAGTCGCCCGACAGAAGAGGCGCGCAAAGTGGCAATATCGCTTGACAAGTACGCGTTGGATATTCAAAGGAGACGAACCCCCTGGGCAACCGCGGAAATAATACAGATACTGAGACCGATTACCGCTGATTTTCAGCCGGGAGAGCTGAACATTATCATGGGCCCATCCGGAAGTGGTAAAACGTCTCTGCTCAACTCCATAGCCCACAGGCTGCATGGGTCCATGGGGACACAATACCGCGTCCATGGTACAATGCTATACAACGGCGCCGTGCCGTCGAATAGTGTGATCCGCTCAGTGACATCCTTCGTGACGCAAGACGACGATGCCCTGATGCCCTCACTAACCGTCCGAGAGAGTCTACGATTCGCCGCAGGTTTACGCCTCCCAACCTGGATGACAAGCGAAGAAAAGAACCGACGCGCAGAAGAGATCCTCTTAAAAATGGGACCGAGGGAATGCGCTGACAATGTCATCGGCAGCGAGCTCATCAAAGGCGTCAGCGGCGGAGAGAAGCGGCGCGTAACAATCGCAATCCAAATACTTACAGACCCCAAAGTCCTCCTCCTCGACGAACCAACTTCCGGCCTTGACGCCTTCACAGCAATGTCTATAATTGAGCTCCTTCACAGCCTCGCCGCCGAAGGCCGCACTCTAGTCCTTACCCTCCATCAATCCCGCTCAGACCTCTTCGCCTACTTCTCCCAGGTCCTCCTCCTAGCCCGCGGCGGTTACCCCGTCTACGCGGGCCCCGGAACGCAAATGCTCGCACACTTCGCTAAGCAGGGCCACGAGTGTCCACGCACAACCAATCCGGCCGACTTTGTCTTGGATCTCATCACGGTCGATTTTCAGCAAGCCGACC ATAACCGTCTCAAGCTAGGGTTCGACCGACAGATGTCCCAGATTGCCACGCCTGCGGAGCTGGGAAGTCTCAAGCGCCAGATGTTGCCATTTCGCGTGACGTTCCCGCTGGTATTGCACCGCTCTGTGGTCCACTTCTGGCGCCAGCCACCGCTGGTAATGGCGCGATCGATGCAGATCCCTGGGATAGCGATTATAATGGCGCTTTTCTTTGCGCCGCTAAAGAATGATTATGCGGCTGTGCAGTCTCGTATGGGGTTTATTCAGGAATTTGCGGCGTTGTACTTCGTTG GTATGCTTCAAAATATCGCAATCTACCCCAGCGAACGCGACATCTTTTACCGCGAAGAAGCAGACAACTGCTACACAGCTTCAACCTTCATCCTTGGCTACACCGCAATCGAAATCCCCTTCGAAATAGTCTCATCACTCATCTTCGGCGCGTTAGCCGCCTTTGTAGACAACCTGCACCGCACCGTGACGATGTTCCTCATCAGCGCGTTCAACTGTTTCTGCATTATCAGCTGTGGCGAGTCTGTGGGCATAATGTTCTGCACGCTGTTCTCGCACGTCGGCTTTGCCGTCAATGTGACATCCACCTTGCTTTCCATCTCGACCATCCTCGGCGGCGTCATGAGTCTGAATGTCAACAATGTGCTACAGGCACTGAACCATCTCTCGCCGATCAAGTACGCCATTGCTAACCTGGCACCGTATTCAATGCATGGCCAGGTGTTCCATTGCTCTGATTCTCAGAAGCTTGTTAACGGGAGTTGTCCTGTTGATTCCGGGGAGCAGGTGCTTCAGCTCTACAATCTGGATAAGAATGGGCCGATCAATGTCATGGCATTGGGTATTTGCACAGTCATCTATCGGGTTGTTGCTTATGCATTTATCAAGGCTTTGAGATCTCATAAGTTCATTGAGCAGTGGAGGAAGTGGAGGGCTCAGAGAAAGGTCAGTGAGGCCTAG
- a CDS encoding C6 transcription factor OefC, protein MLSMHSSFFTHPDLNDSEIRERESHDNRSDLPIPSIGIRGSAIRGSTSSASTGVSTDDASVDSLHWNGGKSPSIDHNYEQAKIYSYFDAAQLDDIMDMPKVEELEELDDDLLSIKQAEVESGAPAVPRKRGRPRKHPLPAPGGQVKVTKGRSKTGCITCRRRKKKCDETKPSCLNCQKNAVVCEGYPLKEIWKSGKQRMADVARSQSLTAVPRSLPLLIDGIETDVDRRFLDHFVYGFSRVLTLINDDSNPFKEILLPMATQHKGLMHSLMCLSGSHLSVLDPEPKLRERKYFHFHHAIQDLKDNINASSSAKSPDEDDRLLVEDPIIASTIALSLNTICEGETNGEYRPHMDAARYLLLSQQPRNEKFRQFIVEFFQYHDVSNSLTSLDRRPNFLQNDLHMPKCVPGVSAGMFLGVFDGLFNYISQITQLRDRIRERFNEGYEPAVDYQTLSEAVSVDMAIRNWETSHEPDTPNWCLAQLYRQSTWVVDDGLDYLDQLPQDASAFSIVLMPLFLLGCSAFLAEQRQRITQGFESLKSYSNLRNIEPAFKVVTQVWEVMDTRMQDSWDWEKIIRDMKMDFLIT, encoded by the exons atgttgtctaTGCATAGCTCATTCTTTACCCATCCGGATTTAAATGACTCTGAAATTCGGGAGAGGGAGAGTCACGATAACCGATCGGATCTCCCCATACCTTCAATAGGGATCCGGGGTTCCGCCATCCGAGGCAGCACATCTAGTGCCAGCACCGGTGTTAGCACCGATGATGCTTCGGTCGATTCATTGCATTGGAATGGCGGGAAATCGCCCTCGATCGACCACAACTATGAGCAGGCAAAGATTTATTCGTATTTTGATGCAGCGCAATTAGATGATATTATGGATATGCCTAAGGTGGAAGAACTGGAAGAACTCGACGATGACTTGTTGAGTATCAAACAGGCGGAAGTGGAGTCGGGCGCTCCCGCTGTTCCACGGAAACGTGGTCGCCCACGCAAACATCCACTGCCTGCTCCTGGAGGTCAGGTCAAGGTCACTAAAGGTCGCTCAAAGACTGGTTGTATAACCTGTCggaggagaaagaagaaatgtGATGAGACAAAGCCTTC TTGTCTAAACTGCCAGAAGAATGCGGTCGTCTGCGAAGGCTACCCACTCAAGGAGATTTGGAAAAGTGGAAAACAGAGAATGGCTGATG TAGCTCGATCCCAGTCTCTTACAGCCGTGCCGCGCAGTTTACCCCTCCTCATCGACGGAATTGAAACGGATGTTGACCGTCGCTTTTTGGACCATTTTGTGTACGGTTTCAGTCGCGTACTGACACTCATCAACGATGATTCGAATCCcttcaaggagattcttcttCCGATGGCGACACAACACAAGGGATTGATGCATTCCCTAATGTGTTTGTCCGGATCGCATCTCTCGGTGTTGGATCCCGAACCAAAGCTAAGGGAGCGAAAATATTTCCATTTCCACCACGCTATTCAAGATCTGAAAGATAATATCAATGCGTCATCATCAGCCAAGAGCCCCGACGAGGATGATCGACTACTAGTTGAGGACCCGATCATCGCATCCACCATCGCCCTCAGCTTGAACACCATCTGCGAAGGTGAAACCAATGGTGAATATCGACCGCATATGGATGCTGCCCGGTATCTGCTATTGTCACAGCAGCCCCGGAACGAAAAATTCCGTCAGTTCATCGTCGAGTTCTTCCAGTACCACGACGTCTCAAACTCTCTCACCTCACTTGACCGTCGTCCCAACTTTTTACAAAATGACCTGCACATGCCTAAGTGCGTGCCCGGCGTGTCAGCGGGGATGTTTCTCGGTGTATTTGACGGTCTCTTCAACTATATCTCGCAGATAACCCAGCTCCGCGACCGTATCCGTGAACGCTTCAATGAGGGCTATGAGCCAGCAGTAGACTACCAGACGCTAAGCGAGGCAGTTTCCGTTGATATGGCCATCCGAAATTGGGAGACCTCACATGAGCCCGACACCCCGAACTGGTGTCTGGCCCAGCTATACCGCCAGTCAACCTGG GTTGTCGACGACGGGCTCGACTACTTGGATCAGCTGCCACAGGATGCATCCGCTTTCAGCATCGTGCTGATGCCACTGTTCCTGCTTGGTTGTTCTGCGTTTTTGGCCGAGCAGCGCCAACGCATTACGCAGGGCTTCGAGAGTCTCAAGTCCTACTCTAACCTGCGCAACATCGAGCCTGCTTTTAAGGTCGTTACACAGGTTTGGGAGGTTATGGATACCCGAATGCAGGATAGTTGGGACTGGGAAAAGATCATACGTGATATGAAGATGGATTTCTTGATTACTTGA